In Spirosoma aureum, a single genomic region encodes these proteins:
- a CDS encoding GNAT family N-acetyltransferase, translating into MRIDCGPCVIRSWQHGDEQRLHIHANNKGIWLNLRDRFPHPYTQTDAQVWINHVIDQRPEIGFAIDVTGEAVGAIGLELHQDIERCSAEVGYWLGERYWGKGIVTAALKAVTEYGFSQFELTRIYAVPFVRNTASIKVLEKVGYQREGIMRRSAVKNGEVLDQALYAYTTDQ; encoded by the coding sequence ATGCGTATCGACTGTGGCCCTTGTGTTATCCGCTCCTGGCAGCATGGCGATGAACAACGCCTGCACATCCATGCCAACAACAAAGGTATCTGGCTTAATCTGCGGGATCGATTCCCACATCCCTACACCCAAACGGATGCACAGGTATGGATTAACCATGTAATTGATCAAAGGCCAGAAATCGGCTTTGCCATTGATGTCACTGGTGAAGCCGTGGGAGCCATTGGTTTAGAGTTGCACCAGGATATTGAGCGTTGTTCGGCCGAAGTGGGCTACTGGCTGGGCGAGCGCTATTGGGGCAAGGGAATCGTGACGGCGGCCTTAAAAGCCGTAACCGAGTATGGCTTTAGCCAGTTTGAATTAACCCGAATCTATGCCGTCCCTTTTGTACGAAATACGGCTTCCATAAAAGTACTGGAGAAGGTGGGTTATCAACGGGAAGGTATAATGCGTCGAAGCGCTGTCAAGAATGGCGAGGTATTAGATCAGGCCTTATATGCCTATACGACAGATCAGTAA
- a CDS encoding HIT family protein: protein MPSIFSRIVAGEIPAHKIAETDDYLAFLDVMPTTTGHTLVIPKKEVDYIFDLDDDLYTGLMAFAKKVALAIEKAILCKRIGVAVVGLEVPHAHVHLIPLNSMADMNFHNKLKPSQEELAETAARIRQYL from the coding sequence ATGCCCTCTATCTTCTCCCGCATCGTCGCTGGTGAAATTCCAGCTCATAAAATCGCTGAAACCGACGATTATCTGGCCTTTCTGGATGTCATGCCGACCACTACGGGTCATACGCTGGTTATTCCCAAAAAAGAGGTTGATTATATTTTTGATCTGGACGACGATCTGTATACCGGATTGATGGCTTTTGCCAAAAAGGTGGCCCTGGCTATCGAAAAAGCGATTCTCTGCAAACGCATTGGCGTAGCGGTTGTTGGCCTGGAGGTACCTCATGCACACGTTCACCTGATTCCGCTCAACTCAATGGCCGATATGAATTTCCATAATAAATTAAAGCCAAGCCAGGAGGAACTCGCAGAAACAGCAGCCCGTATCCGGCAGTACCTGTAA
- a CDS encoding metallophosphoesterase family protein, which yields MNRRDVVRRMGTSLAALSTTKLTAASLAATSKQRVLRIAHLTDVHIQPLVGAVKGFEKCLHHAQGLPDKPDLIINGGDAVMEAHGRGQDSVRRQWRLYQDVLRSENTLPILNCIGNHDIWCKQETTACFEAGRKWAMDELQMTSRYYSLDRNGWHIIVLDSVQPKADGSWYTAHIDDEQYHWLEADLRATSAETPVLVISHVPILAACVFFDGQRFAGENWNIPARWMHSDTVRLTNLFQRHPNVKSALSGHIHLVDRVDYNGISYFCNGAVSGAWWFGRYHHTAAGYAVVDLYDDGSLENTYVNY from the coding sequence ATGAATCGTCGGGACGTAGTTAGGCGAATGGGTACGAGCCTTGCGGCTCTTTCTACTACTAAGTTAACTGCTGCTTCTCTGGCAGCAACATCAAAACAGCGTGTACTTCGAATCGCACATTTAACGGATGTGCATATTCAGCCGCTGGTTGGAGCCGTAAAAGGCTTTGAAAAGTGCCTTCACCATGCACAGGGGCTACCTGACAAACCTGATCTGATTATCAACGGCGGTGATGCGGTTATGGAAGCACATGGCCGTGGGCAGGATAGCGTTCGTCGGCAGTGGCGGCTTTATCAGGATGTTCTGCGGAGTGAGAACACATTACCCATTCTGAACTGTATTGGCAATCACGATATCTGGTGTAAGCAGGAGACCACTGCCTGTTTTGAAGCAGGTCGTAAGTGGGCAATGGATGAGTTGCAGATGACGAGCCGGTATTACAGCCTTGACCGCAATGGCTGGCATATTATTGTTCTCGACAGCGTTCAGCCTAAAGCAGATGGAAGTTGGTATACGGCTCATATCGACGATGAACAATACCATTGGCTTGAAGCTGATTTAAGGGCAACTTCTGCCGAAACGCCGGTTCTGGTGATCTCACACGTTCCAATCCTGGCAGCCTGCGTATTTTTCGATGGGCAGCGTTTTGCCGGTGAAAACTGGAATATACCCGCCCGTTGGATGCACAGCGATACGGTTCGATTGACGAACCTGTTTCAGCGCCACCCAAACGTGAAATCAGCCCTGAGTGGTCACATTCATCTGGTCGACCGGGTCGATTATAACGGGATCTCCTATTTCTGTAATGGAGCCGTTAGTGGAGCATGGTGGTTTGGTAGGTATCATCATACAGCCGCCGGGTATGCGGTCGTGGATTTATACGATGATGGCTCGCTAGAAAACACCTACGTCAATTATTGA
- the greA gene encoding transcription elongation factor GreA — MAKISYYTEEGLNRLKAELNDLKTKGRTEIARQIAEARDKGDLSENAEYDAAKDAQGLHELKISKLEEVLSNARILDESTIDASQVSVLSKVKIKNKKNGAEMLYTLVSEEEADLKSGRISVGSPIGKGLLGKRVGDTAEIKVPAGIMEFEVVEIAR; from the coding sequence ATGGCAAAAATTTCTTATTATACCGAAGAAGGACTCAACCGGCTCAAGGCAGAGCTGAATGACCTGAAAACTAAAGGCCGGACTGAAATTGCCCGCCAGATTGCTGAAGCCCGCGATAAAGGTGACCTTAGCGAAAATGCCGAATATGATGCTGCAAAAGATGCTCAGGGCCTTCATGAGTTAAAAATATCGAAACTCGAAGAAGTGTTGTCGAACGCCCGTATTCTGGATGAATCCACGATTGATGCCTCCCAGGTATCCGTTTTATCGAAGGTAAAAATCAAGAATAAGAAAAATGGGGCGGAAATGCTCTATACGCTCGTTTCGGAGGAAGAAGCTGATTTAAAATCAGGCCGGATTTCGGTGGGTTCTCCAATCGGCAAAGGGCTCCTGGGCAAGCGAGTTGGCGATACCGCCGAAATTAAAGTGCCCGCTGGGATTATGGAATTTGAAGTCGTTGAAATTGCCCGGTAA